The Anaerolineales bacterium region GCCGGCGGTGGGCACCTCGTGCCCATCGTCCAGCATGGCCTGCACGATGTGACGGTAGGCGGTCTCATCCTGTCGGCCGCCCATGATGGAACAAGCGAAGTAGATCTTCATGCGGGGTTGTAGCCGCGCGGGTGGCTTTGGTGCCAGGCCCAGGCGCTGCTCATGATGTTCTCCAGGCTGGAGTGTACAGTCTGCCAGCCCAGCTCGCGCTGGATCAGCGCCGGCGAGGCCACCAGGCGGGCGGCGTCGCCCGGGCGGCGCGGGCTGTGCACGGCCGGGATCGGGTGCCCGGTGGCTTTGCGGGCCGCCTCAATGACTTCGAGCACCGAATAGCCGCGCCCACTGCCCAGGTTGTAGATCAGGCGGTCGCGCTCTGCCAGCGCATCCAGGGCCAACATGTGGGCGGATGCCAGATCAGCGAGGTGAATGTAATCACGGATGCACGTGCCGTCCGGCGTGTCGTAATCATCGCCATAGACCGCGATGCTCTCGCGCTGGCCCTGGGCCACCTGCAGCACCAGAGGGATGAGATGGCTCTCGGGTTGATGGCCCTCGCCGCGGTCAGGGGCTGCGCCTGAGGCGTTGAAATAGCGCAGTGCCGCAAAGCGCAGGCCATGCGCTCTGCGATACCAGTCCAGGGCTTGCTCTACCATCAGCTTGGTTTCGCCGTAGGTGTTCTCAGGGCCAAGTGGCGACTCTTCGCTGAGCGGCTCATCACTGCTGCGGTACACCGCAGCAGTGGATGAGAACACAAAGCGCTGCACTCCTGCTTGCTGCGCGGCTTCGATCAGCTTGAATGAGTTGGTTACATTGTTCTCGAAATACTTGCCGGGGTCCTTCATGCTTTCGCCAGCTTCGATAAAACCGGCAAAATGCAGCACGGCCTCGAACTTGCTGTCATTGAGTGCCCTGCGCAGCGCGGCTTCGTCAGCCAAGTCGGCTTGCACAAATGCTGCGCCAGCTGGCACCGCCTGGCGGTGACCTGTGACCAGCGAGTCGTACACGGTGACCTGATGCCCGGCAGACAGTAGCTCGGCTGCAACTACTGAGCCAATGTAGCCCGCACCGCCGCTTATGAAAATATTCATCGTTACTTGCCTTTGGGTAGAGGTTGCAGGTTGGCGAAGGCCGCCATGACCTTCTTGAGCCCAACATCCTGAAAGAAAATGTCCACCATCTCATCATCATCCTGAATGCGGCTGTTGAGCACCATGCCTTCGCCCCAGGTGGGGTGCAGCACATTCATGCCTGGCTTGAACTGCGTTTGCAAGATGGGCGCGCTGCGTTGGCGTGGGCTTTCCCAGCGGTCAGGGCGATTGGGGTGCTCCAGGCGGCTTTGGTTGCCGCCCTCGATCAACTCGTCAGGCAGGTCATCCAAAAAGCGCGACGGCAGCGTGCCCTCGGCATAGCCATAGCTGCTCTTGTACATGTTGTGCACGAGCACCAGTTGGTCTTTGGCGCGCGTAATGCCTACATAGAATAGGCGGCGCTCTTCTTCCATTTCTTCGGGGTCATCCAGAGCGCGTTGGTGCGGCAGCGTGCCATCGTTCAAGCCGGTGATGAATACCGTGGGGAACTCCAGGCCTTTGGCAGCGTGCAGCGTCAGCAGTGTGGGCACTTCGCCAGATTCATCAATGGTGTCCTGGTCAGACACCAGGGCGATGTTCTCTAGGAACTCCGGCAAAGTCTTGCCGGCGTACTCGGCGGCCAGGCGGCGCAGCTCCTGCACGTTGTCCCAGCGGTCTTGCGCCTCGTCGTCAGAGCCATCCGCCATCAGGTATCCGTGATAGTCCACATCGTTGAGGATGCGATCCATCATTTGCATGGGCTCGGCGCCGGCTTGCGCCATCTCATGCCAGCGTGCCAGCAGCTGGCCGAATTTGGCCATGGACTGGGCAGTGGGCGTGGAGATGGGCGCAAACAGCGGGTCTTCTGGGTTGGCGCCCATATGCATCAGCAGCGCGCCCGGCGTGGTTTTGTTTTGCAGCGCAATGGTGCGCAGGACCGCCTGGCTCTTGATGCCAATGCGGCGGGTGGGCACATTGATCACGCGGCCCAGGCTGATCTCATCGTTCGGATTGAAGACCAGGCGCAGATAGCTCAGCACATCCTTGATCTCGCGGCGGCCATAAAAGCGCTGTGCACCCACGAGCTTGTAGGGCAGGTTAGCGCGCAAGAAAGCTTCTTCGATCAGGCGGGATTGGGCGTTGGTGCGATACATCACGGCAAAGTCGCCTGGGCGCGCTCCGCGCTCGGCGATGGTTGAAGCAATGCAATCCACCACAAATTTGCCGGTCTCTTCTTCGTTTAGCGTTTGCTGGTAGACCACTTTGCTGCCGTGGCCGCGGTCAGTGAACAGATGCTTGCGCGTGCGGTGCGGGTTGCGGTCGATCACCGCCATGGCAGCATCCAGGATGCGCTGGGTGGAGCGGTAATTCTGCTCCAGCAGAATTACCTGCGCGTCCGGGTAATCTTCCTCGAAGCGCAGTACGTTGCGATAATCCGCGCCGCGCCAGCGGTAAATGGATTGGTCGGTATCCCCGACCACATAGATATTGCGGTGCAAGGAAGCCAGATGCTTGAGCAGGCTGTATTGGGCTTGGTTGGTGTCCTGAAACTCGTCCACCAGAATGTGCTCGTAGCGCGTGGCATAGCGTTTGCGCACCTCGGGGTTGTCTTCCAGCAGCCGGGCTGACCACAGCAGCAGGTCGTCAAAATCCACCGCGTTATTGGCCATCAAGGCCTGCTGGTAGCGCTGATAGACGCGCGCCACCACCTCGTCGCGGTAGCTATTGATCGGCATATCTTCCGGCAGAGCCAGCTCGTTCTTGGCGGCTGAAATGCTGGCGTGCACGCCGCCGGCGCGGTGCATCTTTTCATCAATGTTCAGGTCCTTCAGCGCCTGGCGCACCAGCGCCACCTGGTCATCCGAATCGTAGATCACGAAGTTCTTGTTGACCGGTAGGTTGTCGGCCTCCTGGCGCAGCAGGCGGGCGCAGGTGGAATGGAACGTGCCCAGGGTGAGGCCGCGCGGGCGGCCACCCAGCAGGGCCTCTACACGGGAATTCATCTCTTTGGCGGCTTTGTTTGTGAAAGTAACCGCGAGGATGTTATAGGGGTTTACGCCCAATTCGCTGATCAGGTGGGCAATGCGGTGGGTCAGCACACGAGTTTTGCCCGAACCAGGGCCTGCCAGCACCAAAACCGGCCCCAGGCCGGCGTGTAAGGCTTGTTGCTGTTGCGGGTTGAGCCCCGCAGCAAGGTCTACCATAGCGTGATTGTACTGTAGCGATTCTTGGCGTTGAAAGCCCCCTTCACATGATGTATAGTAATTTCATCATTCCAGCAGTCTTGGAGGAGAAATAAATGGACAACGAGAAGAAAATTGGTGTGGTCACGCATTTTTTTGGCGGCCCCAGCGCGGCTGTGCTCAGCCTCAGCGCCCCGCTGAAGGTGGGTGATGAGATCCATATTGTGGGCTCCAGCACAAACCTTGTCGAGTTGGTCAGCTCCATGCAGATCGAGCACAACAACGTGGAGGAGGCCCACCCTGGGGATGATGTTGCCATTCTGGTCAGCGATGCGGTGCGCGCCGGAGACGAAGTCTTCCTGCGGGCAGACGAACCTGCTGAAATGGGAGCAGCCGCTGAGGCGGACGATATGGGGTACGACGCAAGTTCCAGCGATTCATCAGACTGGATGAGCAGCGAGCCTGAACCCGCACCTGAGCCGGAAGCCGAACCAGAGCCGGAAGCGGAACCTGAGCCCGAGCCCGAGCCAATCACGCCCACGCTCCCGGTTGTGGAGGCGCCCTCTGCCCTGATCGCAGCGGCCGCACCCAAGCCAGAGGCTAAGGCGAAAGCCAAGACGAAAGCGAAACCAAAGGCTAAGGCGAAAGCTAAGCCCAAGGCAAAGGCCAAAGCCAAGACAAAAGCAAAGACCAAGGTGAAAGCTGCGCCAAAGTCCAAAGTAAAGACCAAGGCTAAAGCCAAGGCGAAAACCAAAGCCAAGGTTGCGCCGAAGAGCAAGGCCAAAGCGAAAGCCAAACCAAAGGCCAAAGCGAAAGCTAAGCCCAAGGCAAAGGCCAAAGCCAAGACAAAAACAAAGAGCAAGGCGAAAGCTAAGAGCAAGCGCTAAGCTCAACCCTTAATCAGCCAGGAGTAAAATGGGTGCTTCCAATGGAAGCACCCATTGCTTTAAACACCAACTGGGGCATGTTGGGCCACGAATGGGCGGTTAGCCTGCTACGCCGCCAGATCGCAGATGGCCGTCTGGGCCACGCATACCTTTTCACCGGCCCGCTGGGCGTTGGCCGCCGCAGCCTAGCCCTGCGCCTGGCGCAGGCGGTCAACTGCACGCAGCCGCCGGCGCCAGGCGAGCTATGCGGCGAATGCCGTGCCTGCCGCGGCTTTGGCCGCGGCCAGCACCCGGATCTGCTGTTGGTCGAACGCCAGGAGGGCGACCGCGAGATCAAGATCGATGCGCTGCGTGGGCTGACCCGCTCGCTTTCGCGCACTCCGCTGGAAGCACGTTTCCAGGTGGCGCTGATCTTGAACTTTCACCATGCCAGCGAGGAGGCTGCCAATGCCTTGCTCAAGACGCTGGAGGAGCCCAACCCATCGGTCATCCTGTGCCTGACCGCGCTGGATGCAGACAGCATCCCTGCTACGGTCGTCTCGCGCTGTGAAGTGCTGCGCCTGCGGCCGCTGCCTTCGGCGAAATTGGCGCCTACTTTGCAAACCAGCCTGGGCGTAGATGCTCGGCAGGCCAACCTACTGGCCTCCGTGAGCCAGGGTTTGCCGGGCTTGGCGATCCGCATGCAGCAGGTTCCTTCGCTTTTGGAGAGCCGTTCGGCCTGGCTGGATGGGTTGCAGCGTCTGCTGCCTGCCAACCGCGTCCAGCGCTTTGCGTTTGCAGACAAGGCCAGCAAAGACCGGCCTGAGCTCAGAAATATGCTTTTGGTGTGGCTCTCCTACTGGCGGGATGTGCTGGTGAGTGCTTCGGGGGCTTCAATACCCCTGGCAAACACCGATCGCGCTGCCGAGATCAGCTCTTTGGGCCAGAAAATTGGCTTTGCTGACGCTGCCAATGCCTTGCAGGCGGTGGAAAAGGCGATTACCCAGCTTGAAACCAATGTAAATGCCCGCCTGGCGCTGGAAGTTCTGTTGCTGGAATTGCCCTCACTGCCTTCCTAAGCGGCTTATGCCGCTATGCTATACTGACTTAATCTGTCGCGGCAACGAGGTTGGGTTGCCGCTCCTCGTGTGAGCCAATGGCCGCTATCACCGCAGCCTCTGAGGGTGACGCCGTACGCGGCGCCAACCCGCAATCCTCGTTAGATTTATTGGTGCATGTCAGCCGTGAGCTGGCCTCCGCCTTAGACCTGCGCCTGGTATTGGAGCGGGTCATCAAGCTTTGCCTGCAGAATGTGGGCGGCAGCAGCGGCACAATCATCGTGTTGGATGACAATGGCTTGCCGCTCGATTCCATCATTATTGTCAAAGACAAAGTAATTCAAGAGACCACCGAGCAACTCAAGTTCACGCTGCAAGACGGCCTGGCTGGCTGGGTGCGCAAGAACCGCCAGGCGGCGCTGGTGGCAGACACAAGCGCAGATGCGCGCTGGCAGGCCGCCCCCAGCGGCAAGCCTGCCAGCCCCAAGTCTGTGGTCGCCGCGCCGCTGCTGGCGCGTGAGCGCCTGGTGGGCGTGCTGACCCTCACCAACCCTGAACCCGGCTTCTACACCGAAGATCATCTGAGCCTTGTAAAGATCATTGGTGAGCAGGCTGCCTTTGCGGTACTGAATGCGCGCCTGTATGCCGAGAGCCAGCGCAACGCCGGCATCATGACCGCCATTGCGCAAAGCGCCTCCGCCATCAACGCCAGCTTGCAGCTCGACCAGGTATTGCAGACCATTCTTGAGCAAACAACTGAGGCATTGGATGTTGAGGCAGTTTCTCTGGCGCTGCTGGATGCGCCAGGCAAAACGCTCGCCTTCCGCGCCGCCACCGGCAAGCGTAGCAAGCAGGTGCTCGGCATGCAAATTCAGCTGGGCCAGGGCATTGCCGGCTGGGTCGCCCAACAGGGCGAAGGCGTAGTGGTGCCAGATGCAC contains the following coding sequences:
- the galE gene encoding UDP-glucose 4-epimerase GalE, giving the protein MNIFISGGAGYIGSVVAAELLSAGHQVTVYDSLVTGHRQAVPAGAAFVQADLADEAALRRALNDSKFEAVLHFAGFIEAGESMKDPGKYFENNVTNSFKLIEAAQQAGVQRFVFSSTAAVYRSSDEPLSEESPLGPENTYGETKLMVEQALDWYRRAHGLRFAALRYFNASGAAPDRGEGHQPESHLIPLVLQVAQGQRESIAVYGDDYDTPDGTCIRDYIHLADLASAHMLALDALAERDRLIYNLGSGRGYSVLEVIEAARKATGHPIPAVHSPRRPGDAARLVASPALIQRELGWQTVHSSLENIMSSAWAWHQSHPRGYNPA
- a CDS encoding UvrD-helicase domain-containing protein — encoded protein: MVDLAAGLNPQQQQALHAGLGPVLVLAGPGSGKTRVLTHRIAHLISELGVNPYNILAVTFTNKAAKEMNSRVEALLGGRPRGLTLGTFHSTCARLLRQEADNLPVNKNFVIYDSDDQVALVRQALKDLNIDEKMHRAGGVHASISAAKNELALPEDMPINSYRDEVVARVYQRYQQALMANNAVDFDDLLLWSARLLEDNPEVRKRYATRYEHILVDEFQDTNQAQYSLLKHLASLHRNIYVVGDTDQSIYRWRGADYRNVLRFEEDYPDAQVILLEQNYRSTQRILDAAMAVIDRNPHRTRKHLFTDRGHGSKVVYQQTLNEEETGKFVVDCIASTIAERGARPGDFAVMYRTNAQSRLIEEAFLRANLPYKLVGAQRFYGRREIKDVLSYLRLVFNPNDEISLGRVINVPTRRIGIKSQAVLRTIALQNKTTPGALLMHMGANPEDPLFAPISTPTAQSMAKFGQLLARWHEMAQAGAEPMQMMDRILNDVDYHGYLMADGSDDEAQDRWDNVQELRRLAAEYAGKTLPEFLENIALVSDQDTIDESGEVPTLLTLHAAKGLEFPTVFITGLNDGTLPHQRALDDPEEMEEERRLFYVGITRAKDQLVLVHNMYKSSYGYAEGTLPSRFLDDLPDELIEGGNQSRLEHPNRPDRWESPRQRSAPILQTQFKPGMNVLHPTWGEGMVLNSRIQDDDEMVDIFFQDVGLKKVMAAFANLQPLPKGK